Part of the Solanum pennellii chromosome 10, SPENNV200 genome is shown below.
ATGCttagttttttaaataattgataaagaaaaatctgaaaaaagaagatgcaaaaatgaattaaagatataagaatttgaaaagtataacttttgaagttataaagacttcacataaatgacatattaagttgtttaaaaaattgTAGCAATAATATTAATTccaagaaatttaattaatatatttttattaatgtcaTATGACTAATTTCATCCTTAAAGGGTATAAAATTAGGGTCATTTTAACTGTTACAAAACTTTTGATTTCCTTTTGTCATTTAATTACAAATGTTCATTGTATCTAGATTAATTCATGTCATAGATGGTAagtgaatattattttttattataatcaatgtgtatttatatttttgttcacaaatacataataataatagtttttaatagaaaatacaataatttttatttataaataatgtaaatttatatttttgtccataaatattatgatattttaagaacatttttgtaattcaacttttgatATAGAGGCTTtccatttataatataatatgattgaAAAGAGAGTTTTTTTAGTTGATATTGAAAAATGGTATTTGAAAGTTAACATTTAATTGgacattcatttcatttgtaaacaaaataaaagttttgtGAGTAAAAAACTGATCTTCcactattaatttaaaaagcGGCATAATCGGTTTCTCCTTTTCCAAAGAGGAGAGTTGGGGACCGAAATAGTTCCGTCATTAGCAATAATACCAACCTCGAGAACAGGATCACCACGTGTTGTTGTACTTGTACCTCAGCAATCACAAGGGGTGTACAAAATTGATCAAATCACAAATCgaataaaaaatttgactaatgaTTTCATTTGACTTGATTTggtatatgaaaaaaaattcaactataCTTGGGTTGGTTggttttgattaaaaaaagttaattcgAGATCAAATTAACCCGACATTATCTATatacttttcaaattttattttatacataaaagtatttactttgatgtaattttaaatattgcttatatgatttcataatttttatcttttaacatATTTCTTCAAGTTTTTTGAAACTTAGATTTTTGGATGGTCCTTTAAAGTTTATAGCCGATAGATATTATTAACTTTAATAAAGCTTAATTCGAAATCAAATCAATACTATGTTAACAAAATAGATTAGTTCAAcactaaaaatgacaataatgttgaatatttgttctttagttttacattggATTAGACATTTAAAagacataatctaattttaatttttatttaatgtttaatcatgtatgtaactaatacttattagacttattttaacatgatttagtacttttaaattatgatcattttcattatgactttgcaatattttttttatatgatgatttcattattattttttattgaatactTTAGCGTCATAACTTGTGTTATTTTCTCAAGGAACACCTTAGATAATTTGTATTTTGATtgaactaaataaatatatggagcacaagttaattatatgtttgtatgcatATACGTTATTGgaaaaaatccaaaacccaaaatatttgaggtttattagtttgatttgatttaaaattgttaaaaaccGACACAATGATTTGGTTTGGTATTTGAAAAACCCTAACCAACCTAAGAttgaaaaatctggaaaaaaaacccgaattttattagtttgatttggtttataaatttaaaatttttatacaaataatttgatttaatatttgaaaaatccaaAATAACTCACCAATCACCacaaaaaattagagaataatGTGAAGGCGTTTGTTAAGGCAAGAAAAGAAATCTTTAACTATCTCAGTTCAATATCAAAGTTACATGTGAAAAAGGTGAGTAGACTCAATGTCCTTTAAAGTGATAGAATAAGTTCCAATAGTTTCCTtgctaaagttttcaaaaatattcatCTTCTCTGTCATAACTAGCATCATGTtagaaaaatttgaagaaggggGAGGAGTGGGTTATATGTATCAGGGACAAAATGACTTAATTATACACGAGGATACATGGGGGTGGACACATGTTATTTGTGATGATGCCTAGAGATGACATGGTCTAAAGGATCAAAGAAGTATTAATAAATGATTCGTTGATCAAGACTAGCAATTTAACTTGGTATTGCTTCATTATCGAGTTTACTAGATGGTCATTATGACGAAATAAGGTGAGAACTTAGCTTGTAGCCAAAGTCAATGAAAGACGAGTGTTTTGAAGACAAAATAATTAAAGGATAAAAGGTTGAATATGATAGATAAGATCCCGCAAATTATAGAGGAATATTAATTGACATACTTAATAATATCTTTCAGGTGAAAAAAATTCATCAGCCATAGTAATTTATCCTTAGtgcctataaaatagtaatttttatttgggaaaattatatataatagcaaactaataacctaaaataaatggagtagctagggtttgatttaattgtgctccatagcaaacgtttgcaaaaaattgccaagcgcctctctcccaaatatctcgctcgccactctttgcaatctctcgctcgcttcctcactttttatacaaacacaagtgtataaaaattgtttctaattgtataaaacagagaaaattgtataaatacatatatttttgttcccctcttccagatctcgctcgccaccctcgtctttctcacttatacaaacagaagcgaaatgtataaattgcgtttctgtttgtataaagcgtgagaaaattgtatatacacatgcaagtacatatattttcgtcctatacacttataattatacaataaaaatactccctgcccaatttcttttgcctttctctctttctcgttttatacaattttcaaagtatatctaatttctctctttctcgttttatacaattcgattcaattgtatattccttgtcaagtctcttttgtctttctctctttctcattttatacaaattcaaattgtatataatcgttctatacacttataataatataattcgttttatacacttcgtttttatacagttttcTGCCCAAgtatctttctctttcttgttttatacattttgttttatacaatttgcttcaactgtatatgtatagcgaattatacagtttgtAAGTTTGCTATGAaacgcaattatgcaaattttgttatagcatacaaatatgaattttttatttgctatatgtgaaaattgtcCTTTTTATTTACATGTAACGAGCTAGATTCTTGAATATACTATTTTTGTGCtcaatgtttttaattttttatttttgtattaatattttcatattgtttGCTCTCAAATACTTTCATCAAATCATCTTAGAATACAAAATCGATCACACTTAACCATCTTTAAATCCAGCTAAAACATCAAGCAACTAAGCTCTGTTGTATCatttgatttttagttttaatatttttcttattaagttcatttatttagcatatttaaattaaaatgctATTAGACTACTAAACGATTTAAattgatacatgtatttttgaCCTTATAACAAATTCAACTGTGCCATTTACTGTGCAAACACAATCTTGACTCAACTTACCAAAAGAGAaagatcaagaaaaataatgggataatgtacaagtatCCCCTCcatctatgtccgaaatctcagagacacacttatactatactattCTATTATCctcctaaatttattttattaataattttctactccttttcgacctacgtgacactatcttgttgGCCTAACGATGgtcgagttttttttttcaagctagtgccacgtagaccgaaaaggtgtagaaaattacatataaaataagttagggggtaataggaccttagtatagtataagcgTGTCTCTGTGATTTTGAGCATAGGTTGAGAGGGTTCTTATGCattttaccaaaaataattaaaaacttggtttattttattgattatccTTCTTTATCttcacaaatttttttaatttgaaaaagataacCATTGGCAAAAAGAGAGACGGGAACGCCTCCTATTTATTCAGGGCGGGTGACGTAAACTTTGATTTAATTAGAATATTTGATTTTGCCATAGAGATGTTCAGTTGACTCTTTAAtcttaatagaaaaatatattttaatttacagTTCCAACTAAAAAGAAGGatctaaaaaagaaagaagaaagatagCACAATTCAAAAATTCAGTGTATTCTCCTAAGTTGTTAAGAATAACTCACATTGCAACTCTACTCTATACTCTACAATACGTATCACCTAAAGgctaaatatatgattattctaattttatattaagaatcttttttttttcaataaagaaaaGTGAACCAACCATTTGACAAGAAGAGGAATGAAAAGATCCAAAACAAACTCTTGTTTTGTTGGCCCAAAGCCCAAACATGTGTTTTCCCGATCAAtccattcaaaattatttgggTGGTTCCAAAATTCAATTGAGATAAAAGCTTCATCACACACACTCAACTCACTAGTGAAAATGGCGGGCGAAGAAAGTTCACGAGATTCCGCTACCAAAAATATTGACGAATTGGAGGGGCAATGGAGGCTTTATGAGGCTTACAATGAGTTGCACGGTTTGGCTCAAGAATTCGATACTCCATTTGATGCACCAGCTGTGCTTGTAGTGGGTCACCAGACTGATGGAAAAAGTGCACTAGTGGAGGCTCTAATGGGTTTCCAATTCAATCATGTCGGTGGTGGAACCAAGACTCGACGACCCATTACTCTTCACATGAAATACAACCCCGAGTGTGACACTCCCCTTTGCCATCTCTTGTCTGATTCTGACCCCTCTGTTTCTCATGAAAAATCTCTCCAAGATATTCAGGTATCAACGCAACTGTATGAAAGCATATGCTGTTTATGTAATGAGTAGCTTGCATATTGGTACTATTATTTGGTAATGTGtcaaaattctttttccttACATTAGGGACTATATTGTCTCTTGTAGGCATATATTGAGGCTGAAAACATGAGATTGGAGAAGGAAACATGTCAGTTTTCTGCAAAAGAGATAATCATCAGAATAGAATACAAATATTGCCCAAACCTTACTATTATTGACACTCCAGGACTTGTTGCTCCAGCACCAAGTCGGAAAAATCGGGCTTTACAGGTCCAGTTATTTCCCACTACTTTGAAAATTGTGtcatatgaaaatacaattatttGAAGCTTGAGACCATATACATTGCAGGCTCAAGCTCGTGCAGTGGAGTCGTTGGTGCGAGCCAAAATGCAGCACAGAGAATTCATTATATTGTGCCTTGAAGATTGTAATGATTGGAGCAATGCAACTACGAGGAGGGTAGTGATGCAGGTACAGCCTGTTTTATCCCAATTCTGCTAAAGGTGCTCCTGATAAGTTATAGCCTAAAGTTTGCACAATGTTTTTGCtacaatatgatatgtgctGGCAAAATGAAGGTAAAACTCCTTTATGTATGCTGAAaggttaaaataaaatgtataaagATTGATGCTTTTCCATGTCACCGTGTAAAACACAGCATGTTCAGATGTTTGTGTGCTCTTGAGTGTTCTCTACAACATCTTTACTTTTTTCATGTGTGGAATCGTATAACAGATTGATCCAGAGCTTTCAAGGACTGTGGTTGTTGCAACAAAGCTTGATACCAAAATACCTCAGTTTGCACGAgcttctgatgtggaagttttCCTTTCCCCACCAGCCAGTACACTTGATGGATTTATGTTGGGTGATTCTCCCTTTTTTACATCTGTCCCTTCTGGGAGAGTTGGTTTTGGACCTGAATCAGTTTTCAGATCCAATGATGAGTTCAAACAGGTTCAATTTCTGACCTCTCCAGCCCCATATGGCATATGCCTTTCTTTTTCAATGAGAAATTTATGATAATGGGGAATGTTACTTGAAATTTTGTGCTGCATCGTTCAGTGAAGAGCAAACTGTATTTCAATATTGGTTCATTTTGGCATTTCATAGGATCACACAGTGTGCCCGGGCTTTCTTCAAGTTAACTCCTTGTAGTGTGGTCGGGAGGGCTAAGGGTGAAAAATCCATGTTGACCAAGTAAAAGATCATTAAGTATCCAGTAGAAATTTGTGATGCTTTACCTTATGccatttgattttgttttttcgGCTCTTTACAAAAACAATGCCCAAAGGAGAGTGCAAAATTGACTTTCTGTTCCGTCATTGTATCAATAACATTGTTTGTAGAAGAACAGAAAACATAATGTACATCTGGAAATTGGTGAGTGTGCCGTTGGTCAATTAACTTATCCAATTTTAAAAAGCACAATAGCTCTTAAATATGCAGTCCCAACTATTTCTTCAGAAATACAACAACCATTTATGTCGAACCTGTGATGTGGCTTGTGTGCCTTTCAAGTAATTCTTGCAGCTAGTTATGTTATCTGCATCCGTGTTGGTTTGGATTTCCATTCTGTACTGCAATAACTTGAGAATCACTAGATAGAATGCATGCTATATTACATTATGAGAAAGTCTATTCCCATTGGTTTTGTATAACAAGTACTGATATCAAAATGCATTTTATCAGGAAAAGGTTTTCTGCAATTTCTTTTTATTGGTTGTCTTCTGAGGGGCATCCTTGGAAAAGTTGAAGTATCTCCCTGTGACCTATATAGGTCACAGATTCAAGTCACTCATGTTTGCATTAGGGCAGACTGTCTACATCATACCCCATCTCTTGACCCTGCATTAACGCATGATTTGCATCAAGCTGCCCTTTTGATTGGTAGTCTTCTGCTATTtgtttttttgataaagtaaatttaattaatatgggaTAAATCCCGTTACAACCTGTATGCTGAAAGTTAAAGAACCTATACCATGGTATGGTTATTAGAAAAATGACACCCAATCTTCTATACGAATATGAATCTCATGGGTGCACCAAAAATTAACTAAGAATAGAAGGTTATTTCTCAAGCGTACAGAATCATTTTCCATCCCCTTGAAAGCTCTTCTATTTCTCTTTCCACAAGACCAAAGCATGATGGCTAGCGAAGCAATGTTCTAGGCTCTGCGTCTTCCCTTCTTCTAGATTACCAGCAAATTCAGGATTATTGTATCACTTCAATTGCATTACCTTATTATAGGAGCTATTTAGATTTTGTAAGCTGCagtttaaaatgtttgtaaattgtagaTGAGCCTGAATCAACTAGAACAAGATCCACTGAGCTATTTACTTGAGATATACCTTAactgttaaaaataaaaaaatttataagaatTTGTTTGACAGGTATACTGTATACCACTATGATTCAGTGTTGAATGTAGATGAGTAGAGCTAGATTGCAATGTCCCGTGGAATACATCATTATTTCTGTGATTTGCAGGCTATTTCATCAAGGGAGGTGGAAGATTTAGTAGCATTGGAGGAGAAGTTGGGCAGAGTACTTTCAAAGCAGGAAAGAAGCAGAATAGGTGTTAATAGCCTCAGGCTGTTCTTGGAGGAGTTGCTCCTGAAAAGgtacctttcttttcttttccttctttttttgtaTGCTTCATTTGATTCCAAGACTTAACCTTCAAAATGTAATGTTACCAGGTACATGGATAGTGTGCCATCAATAATTCCCCTCCTCGAGAAAGAGTACCGGAGCAGCACTAGAAAGCTGAGTGAATTAGATCAACAACTCAGGTTTGCAGCTACTCTCTTAGGCTGGATAACACAGGAGAAACAGTTTAAACTGACAGTGGTGCATATTGCATTTAACTGTATATAGAGGGATCTATTGTCATTTTTTCTGGCAAGAAATATTTAATGCATCTCTGTTATCTTTATATACTTTTCCGAGTTTGATGTTTATTCCATTGTTCCAGCTCTTTGAATGAAGCAAAACTGAAGGAGAAAGGAAGAACTTTCCATGATCTATTTCTGACCAAGGTGTGAAGTTTGCAGCAAACCAATATTATATGCCTAAATTCTATCTTCATCACataatatcttttttcattTATGTTAAGGGGACAGATCATCCTTTAAGTGGTCTGCGTTTAGTTTATACACTGGTCATGTTTCTTTTGCTTG
Proteins encoded:
- the LOC107002452 gene encoding dynamin-like protein ARC5 isoform X2; translated protein: MAGEESSRDSATKNIDELEGQWRLYEAYNELHGLAQEFDTPFDAPAVLVVGHQTDGKSALVEALMGFQFNHVGGGTKTRRPITLHMKYNPECDTPLCHLLSDSDPSVSHEKSLQDIQAYIEAENMRLEKETCQFSAKEIIIRIEYKYCPNLTIIDTPGLVAPAPSRKNRALQAQARAVESLVRAKMQHREFIILCLEDCNDWSNATTRRVVMQIDPELSRTVVVATKLDTKIPQFARASDVEVFLSPPASTLDGFMLGDSPFFTSVPSGRVGFGPESVFRSNDEFKQAISSREVEDLVALEEKLGRVLSKQERSRIGVNSLRLFLEELLLKRYMDSVPSIIPLLEKEYRSSTRKLSELDQQLSSLNEAKLKEKGRTFHDLFLTKLSLLLKGTVIAPPDKFGETLQDERVNGGAFIGSDGLQFPHKLIPNAGMRLYGGAQYHRAMAEFRFVVGGIKCPPITREEIVNACGVEDIHDGTNYSRTACVIAVAKARDTFEPFLHQLGCRLSHILKRLLPIAVYLLQKEGEYLSGHDVFLRRVADAFNNFAESSEKSCREKCMEDLVSTTRYVTWSLHNKNRAGLRQFLDSFGGSEQSAIIDVKLSHLASGNDSNMSTQTTETRLADLLDSTLWNRRLAPSSERIVYALVQQIFHGIREYFLASTELKFNCFLLMPVVDKLPAMLREDLESAFEDNLDNVFDITNLRHSVAQDKRQTEIELKRVQKLKEKFRYIHEQLNSQQAMFGQ